In a genomic window of Telopea speciosissima isolate NSW1024214 ecotype Mountain lineage chromosome 5, Tspe_v1, whole genome shotgun sequence:
- the LOC122661210 gene encoding protein IRX15-LIKE-like — MKNTTNNTKLLILHPSLHKQAGSHRVWILAFVTFFTFAFLLTLINTRDSISSSSSSPVAGTNVQSRLPTTIADALLHYATNSNTTGKMTASELKSIAEALHNCPSTPCNFLVFGLTHEFQLWKALNHNGRTVFLDENEYYIAYFEEKHPDMEAYDVSYTTQVSQMTELINSAREQLRNECRPVQNLLFSDCKLGINDLPNHLYDVAWDVILVDGPRGYYPSAPGRMSAIFTAGVLARSKKGGDAKTDVFVHDFQREVERVCSEEFLCKENLVESKDLLAHFVVERMDGGAASEFCRNRTSS, encoded by the coding sequence ATGAAGAACACTACCAACAACACAAAGCTGCTCATCCTCCACCCTTCGCTCCACAAGCAAGCAGGCTCTCACCGTGTATGGATTCTCGCTTTCGTTACTTTCTTCACATTCGCATTCCTTCTAACCCTGATCAACACTAGGGattccatctcctcctcctcctcctcccctgtAGCTGGCACTAATGTCCAAAGCAGGCTACCCACAACAATCGCAGACGCCCTCCTCCACTATGCTACGAACTCGAACACCACCGGAAAAATGACCGCTTCGGAACTCAAATCCATCGCCGAAGCACTCCACAACTGCCCTTCCACTCCCTGCAATTTCTTAGTATTCGGTCTAACCCATGAGTTCCAGCTCTGGAAAGCCCTAAATCACAATGGCCGCACAGTGTTCCTCGATGAGAATGAATACTACATCGCTTATTTCGAAGAAAAGCACCCTGACATGGAAGCGTACGATGTATCGTATACAACCCAGGTGAGCCAGATGACGGAACTCATCAACTCTGCAAGAGAACAGCTTCGGAACGAGTGCAGACCTGTTCAGAATCTACTCTTCTCCGACTGCAAACTTGGGATTAACGATCTCCCCAACCACTTATACGATGTGGCTTGGGATGTCATCTTAGTGGATGGGCCAAGAGGGTATTATCCGTCGGCGCCGGGGAGAATGTCGGCGATCTTCACCGCCGGTGTTCTGGCGAGAAGCAAGAAAGGTGGAGATGCCAAAACAGATGTTTTCGTTCATGATTTCCAAAGAGAAGTAGAGAGGGTTTGCAGTGAAGAGTTTCTCTGTAAGGAGAACCTGGTGGAGTCAAAAGACCTGCTCGCCCATTTCGTGGTCGAACGAATGGACGGTGGCGCCGCTTCGGAATTCTGTCGTAACCGTACATCATCATGA
- the LOC122663146 gene encoding F-box/kelch-repeat protein At3g23880-like encodes MEMEEKMTERHCHPRLMRHDQIFQVEDILTNVLSRLPVKILMRFRCVCKRWRNLITDDPYFIQLHSLQYNSKQPLFLISSTLADSRERSPYSISLKSMDRETNLISRFEVKCANIYAKLVPTRFDLVCIQDDMIVHICNPSTHEFITLPEHHLPLWYSTVGFGYVQSTDEYKVVSLLNPDYDRVEDGFRVDAASFKTKCHVFTLGMERRGSSSCASSSSSWAWREVMDSPYLVNYSTPPAFVNGAIHWLVLYNFEMDVEVFDWDMVDPNYSIIAFDVEREEFRLVSHPEGCPDVKSLQYHKNFETIELQLVELGGLLCLSCAKDSKMDIWMLNDYYYESGNDHISGTWVKEYRIDVSGTWVKGYSIYLMNDDHCNYYAPRDIEDTEVLIESYMNGLEYYHLQSKRFKEFMRRSRQMPNLRFSFYLESLRSLKQFAQNWISSE; translated from the exons atggagatggaggagaagatgaCTGAGAGACATTGTCATCCAAGATTAATGCGCCATGATCAGATTTTTCAGGTAGAAGATATTTTGACTAACGTTCTTTCGAGGCTACCAGTGAAGATCCTTATGAGATTTAGGTGCGTATGTAAACGATGGCGTAATCTGATCACTGATGATCCTTATTTCATTCAACTCCACTCTCTCCAATACAATTCCAAACAACCTCTTTTCTTAATCTCATCAACTCTAGCCGATTCAAGGGAAAGGAGTCCCTACTCCATTTCCCTAAAATCCATGGACAGAGAAACGAATCTGATAAGCAGGTTTGAGGTCAAGTGTGCGAATATTTACGCCAAGCTGGTACCAACTCGTTTCGATCTGGTTTGCATTCAAGATGATATGATTGTTCATATTTGTAATCCCAGTACACATGAATTCATAACATTGCCAGAACATCATTTACCCCTTTGGTACTCTACTGTGGGTTTTGGATATGTTCAATCAACTGACGAGTATAAAGTAGTTAGTTTGCTTAACCCCGATTATGACCGTGTAGAAGATGGATTCAGGGTTGATGCTGCCTCATTCAAGACGAAATGTCACGTCTTTACCTTGGGAATGGAAAGAAGAGGCTCTAGTTCTtgcgcttcttcttcttcttcttgggctTGGAGAGAAGTGATGGATTCTCCATACCTTGTCAACTATTCAACTCCTCCAGCTTTTGTTAACGGAGCAATCCATTGGCTGGTCTTGTATAATTTTGAAATGGACGTTGAGGTCTTTGATTGGGATATGGTTGATCCTAATTATTCGATCATTGCGTTTGATgtggagagagaagaattcAGATTAGTCTCACATCCTGAAGGGTGTCCTGATGTTAAGTCTTTACAATATCATAAGAATTTTGAAACTATTGAACTCCAATTGGTGGAGTTGGGAGGGTTGCTATGCCTTTCATGTGCTAAAGATTCCAAAATGGACATATGGATGTTAAATGACTACTACTACGAGAGTGGTAATGATCATATCAGTGGTACATGGGTGAAAGAATACAGAATTGATGTCAGTGGTACATGGGTGAAAGGATACAGTATCTACCTAATGAATGATGACCATTGTAACTATTATGCGCCTAGAGACATAGAGGACACCGAGGTGCTAATTGAGTCTTATATGAATGGTTTGGAGTATTACCATCTCCAAAGCAAAAGGTTCAAGGAATTTATGCGTCGTAGTAGACAAATGCCAAATCTACGGTTCAGTTTCTACCTGGAGAGTTTGCGCTCACTAAAACAATTTGCacag AATTGGATTTCGTCTGAGTAA